In Acidisarcina polymorpha, the DNA window CATCGCTTACGTAATTCACGGTGATCTTCGGATCGGCAAAGATGCCAATCAGTTGCTGCCGGACTTCCTCACGCGAATGACCGGGCAGGATCCGGCAATTCACGTTGGCTTTGGCCATTTGCGGGAGCGCATTGTTTGCATGGCCCGCGTCGAGACGGGTAGCCACGCAAGTAGTGTGCAGAGTTGAGTTATGGGCGGGGTCCTGCGACAGCCGGTCGATGGCAGCTTGGTCCGGCGGGGTGCGCAATATCGCCTTCATGTCTGCGGCGGTCTGGCCGCTCTCGACCGTGCTCATCACTTCGAAATAAGCCCGGGTCACCGGATTGAGTTCGAAGGGGAACTTATACGCCTGCAGCTTCGCGAGTGCATCGGCGATATGGTAGATGGCATTGTCGGGTACCGGCAACGAACTATGCCCACCGGGATTGGTGACGACCAGCTGATAGTCGGCGTAGAGCTTCTCACTCGCGTCGACGTTGACGCTCAGCGGTTTGCCGCTCTTAAGGTCGACTCCGCCACCATCATGGTTCAGCACGTACTCGGCGTCGATCAGGTCGCGATGATTCTTGAGCAGCCAATCGACTCCATTGGACTTGCCTCCCTCCTCGTCGGCGGTGAGAGCAAGGATGACGTCGCGGTCTGGCTTATAGCCTTCCTTTTTCATGCGGATGAGCGTGGTAATCATGATGGCGTCACCGCTTTTCATATCCTGGGTACCGCGTCCATAGAAGTAGCCATCCTTCTCGACGAACTGAAACGGATCGGTCGTCCAGTCTTCGCGGCGCGCCTCCACCACGTCCAGGTGTCCGATCAGCAGGATCGGCTTGTGTGATCCGAGTCCTTTGAGCCGTACCACCAAGTTGCCTTTACGAGAGTTCGGGCCCATGACGATCACATCTTCTTTAGAAAAGCCGCTGTCAAGGAGGCGTTTTGCCATAGCGTCCGCGGCAACCGTCGTGCTTCCGACGGAATCTGTGGTGTTGATCTCGATCAGCTGCTGAAAAACATCCCGAGAAAGCTGGTGATCTACTTGGCCCCGCGCGTATCCCGGTCCGAACGGGACCACGCACAGTGGAAGCGCCAGTGCAAAAGAAAAGCGACGCGCTGCCACAAATCGAAGCAAGTGAATCATGGGGCTCTCCAGCCGAAAGGCAGGTAAATTCGAATGATGGCCAAGCGTAACAGATGTGAAAGCGCGCAGTATGGCACCACATCTGAGCAGGATGAGCGGCAACTGCGGGGTCCCTAGGCGCGGGCTTAGCCGAGTGATTGCTCCCTCATACGTCTGTCCGTGATCGAGTCGAAACGTTTAATTTTGTCCGGAGGTGATCCGCACCTTTAGACAGCGGGGTGCTTGATCGGGCCCCTCGATTCCCGCGTCCTGGATGGAACCGGCACTCTCGATATAAGAGCCAATCCGGCATAACTCTATGAAAAATATGAACTTTGAGCCGTAATTTATTTTCATGTTCCTGAGCTATTAACCTCCCGTTCATAAAAGACCGTTAGCGTAATAGTCTGTGAATCTCAACGCTCAGGACACTCGATTGGCTGGAACCCTCGCAACGAACTTCCCCAACGGGTCGTCCGGATCCCCTATGCCAGGAGGTC includes these proteins:
- a CDS encoding M20/M25/M40 family metallo-hydrolase; the protein is MIHLLRFVAARRFSFALALPLCVVPFGPGYARGQVDHQLSRDVFQQLIEINTTDSVGSTTVAADAMAKRLLDSGFSKEDVIVMGPNSRKGNLVVRLKGLGSHKPILLIGHLDVVEARREDWTTDPFQFVEKDGYFYGRGTQDMKSGDAIMITTLIRMKKEGYKPDRDVILALTADEEGGKSNGVDWLLKNHRDLIDAEYVLNHDGGGVDLKSGKPLSVNVDASEKLYADYQLVVTNPGGHSSLPVPDNAIYHIADALAKLQAYKFPFELNPVTRAYFEVMSTVESGQTAADMKAILRTPPDQAAIDRLSQDPAHNSTLHTTCVATRLDAGHANNALPQMAKANVNCRILPGHSREEVRQQLIGIFADPKITVNYVSDAGDVSASAPDAKALPPAALQPEVLAALTSVAGKFWPGTPIIPDMADGASDGVYTNAAGMPTYGISGIAIETNDIRMHGKDERVPVKSYFTAVDFYYQFLKTLTSTH